A single region of the bacterium genome encodes:
- a CDS encoding tetratricopeptide repeat protein — translation MNFPLRFLAVVCLLTLAAVAGQAQPSEVEQLVASGGEYYRNGMYRQAVASFREAFTKDSKHLDAAKGLGNAAMQLQDWRNAKSGFEAAHALAPEDCAVTNSLAYVYLALKIEERAKATYEEIVGKPGTPGCEPGNNFAKVNLATLYMRSRNDEEKSRALQVLNQVVNSDVQDTSLLARAHFSLGTLYRQNKSYDLAISNLEKAYEYDPSKLDGRYNLGLLYFNKQQYDKALKHLELAYAEQENDYNINLMLGLVYNEMPNGKEDARKYLQRAVDVIESLEATARPDKNLPHRYLGNIYNDIGEPASALEVVDAGLRLVKDPSERAGLLCTRAKAYEKQGRYKDALDIFESILDDPQWGGYALTEIKRQESLIARAGASGD, via the coding sequence ATGAACTTCCCGCTTCGCTTCCTTGCCGTCGTCTGCCTCCTGACCCTGGCCGCCGTGGCTGGCCAGGCTCAACCCAGCGAGGTGGAGCAGCTCGTCGCCAGCGGCGGCGAGTACTACCGAAACGGCATGTACCGGCAGGCGGTGGCGAGCTTCCGGGAGGCCTTCACCAAGGACAGCAAGCACCTCGACGCAGCCAAGGGCCTGGGCAACGCCGCCATGCAGCTCCAGGACTGGCGGAACGCCAAGTCGGGCTTCGAGGCCGCCCACGCGCTGGCGCCCGAGGACTGCGCGGTCACCAACAGCCTGGCCTACGTCTACCTCGCCCTGAAGATCGAGGAGCGGGCCAAGGCGACCTACGAGGAGATCGTCGGCAAGCCGGGGACGCCGGGCTGCGAACCGGGCAACAACTTCGCCAAGGTCAACCTGGCCACGCTGTACATGCGCTCGCGCAACGATGAGGAGAAGAGCCGTGCGCTGCAGGTCCTCAACCAGGTCGTGAACAGCGACGTCCAGGACACTTCGCTGCTGGCGCGCGCCCACTTCTCGCTCGGCACGCTCTACCGGCAGAACAAGAGCTACGACCTGGCGATCTCCAACCTCGAGAAGGCCTACGAGTACGATCCGAGCAAGCTGGACGGCCGCTACAACCTCGGCCTCCTCTACTTCAACAAGCAGCAGTACGACAAGGCGCTCAAGCACCTCGAGCTGGCCTACGCCGAGCAGGAGAACGACTACAACATCAACCTCATGCTCGGACTCGTCTACAACGAGATGCCCAACGGCAAGGAAGACGCGCGCAAGTACCTGCAGCGCGCGGTCGACGTGATCGAGTCGCTCGAGGCGACCGCGCGGCCGGACAAGAACCTGCCCCACCGCTACCTGGGCAACATCTACAACGACATCGGCGAGCCGGCGAGCGCCCTCGAGGTCGTGGACGCCGGGTTGCGTCTGGTCAAGGATCCCTCCGAACGTGCGGGCCTGCTCTGCACGCGGGCCAAGGCCTACGAGAAGCAGGGTCGCTACAAGGACGCCCTCGACATCTTCGAGTCCATCCTCGATGACCCCCAGTGGGGCGGCTACGCTCTGACGGAGATCAAGCGGCAGGAGAGCCTGATCGCGCGGGCTGGCGCTTCGGGAGACTAG
- a CDS encoding ABC transporter permease, translating to MRLTWFLALRQLGDPRRGRAVTLTALVAMAGIAVGVLALTVILSVMNGLESELRRLINDGEAHIELRPGGGRAIADPAPLLQILADRAELAAAAPFVRSEVLAVALDATGYERLETATLTGIDPGREAAVTGVLAMSYPDFTGFAPHPGWILPDGDGKEPGILLGEELARNLQLGLGERLRLLVPDASTGSASDLDSLRGREAWFRLVGLVDAGLYEFNATRAFADLRVCGEFLQVTGRAQGLGLRCVRPELASAVAESLLALPALAGYRAETWQERNRVLFEAMHREKVMMYLFLLLTVAVASLGIVSALTLMVSAKRAELGILRTLGLSRGGVLGLVVLEGWLVGLVGVLVGLLGGWLLGLYLQVHPLRIPWDLFVLETVPILLNPIDFLRVGTITLAVCLLAALYPGWEAARLDPIAAIRSL from the coding sequence ATGCGCCTCACCTGGTTTCTCGCCCTGCGGCAGCTCGGCGATCCCCGGCGGGGTCGCGCGGTCACGCTGACGGCACTGGTCGCGATGGCCGGCATCGCCGTCGGCGTGCTCGCGCTGACCGTGATCCTCTCGGTGATGAACGGCCTCGAGTCCGAGCTGCGCCGGCTCATCAACGACGGTGAGGCCCACATCGAACTGCGTCCCGGCGGCGGCCGAGCGATCGCCGACCCGGCGCCCCTCCTCCAGATCCTGGCCGATCGCGCCGAGCTGGCCGCGGCTGCGCCCTTCGTGCGCTCGGAGGTGCTCGCCGTCGCCCTGGACGCCACCGGCTACGAGCGCCTCGAGACGGCGACTCTGACCGGCATCGATCCCGGGCGGGAGGCGGCGGTGACCGGCGTGCTCGCCATGAGCTACCCCGATTTCACCGGCTTTGCGCCGCACCCGGGCTGGATCCTGCCGGACGGCGACGGCAAGGAGCCGGGAATCCTGCTCGGCGAGGAGCTGGCCCGCAATCTCCAGCTCGGTCTGGGCGAGCGCCTCCGCCTGCTCGTCCCAGACGCCAGCACGGGCAGCGCCAGCGATCTCGACTCGCTGCGCGGCCGCGAGGCCTGGTTTCGCCTGGTCGGGCTGGTGGACGCCGGCCTGTACGAGTTCAACGCGACGCGCGCCTTCGCCGACCTCCGCGTCTGCGGCGAGTTCCTCCAGGTGACGGGCCGCGCGCAGGGCCTCGGCCTGCGCTGCGTCCGACCGGAGCTGGCAAGTGCCGTGGCCGAGAGCCTGCTCGCGCTGCCGGCCCTCGCCGGTTATCGGGCCGAGACCTGGCAAGAGCGCAATCGCGTGCTCTTCGAGGCCATGCACCGCGAGAAGGTCATGATGTACCTCTTTCTCCTCCTCACGGTCGCGGTCGCCAGCCTCGGCATCGTCAGTGCGCTGACGCTCATGGTGAGCGCGAAACGGGCCGAGCTGGGGATCCTGCGCACCCTGGGCTTGAGCCGGGGCGGCGTTCTCGGGCTCGTCGTGCTGGAGGGCTGGCTGGTGGGTCTGGTCGGCGTGCTGGTCGGGCTGCTTGGCGGCTGGCTGCTCGGGCTCTACTTGCAGGTCCATCCCCTGCGGATACCCTGGGATCTCTTCGTCCTCGAGACGGTCCCGATCTTGCTCAATCCCATTGACTTCCTGCGGGTGGGGACCATTACCCTGGCCGTCTGCCTGCTGGCCGCCTTGTACCCTGGCTGGGAGGCGGCGCGTCTGGATCCGATCGCGGCGATCCGGTCGCTCTGA
- a CDS encoding HAD-IG family 5'-nucleotidase gives MMRKASEISPHRLPTVAAHRFERFIEKPNRIYVNRNLRMGSIRWVGFDMDHTLALYNRNFIEALAFDHAKERLIRDCGYPELLREVRYDPEFGIRGLVVDKVTGNILKMDKFQYVAEALHGRRRLDKEMRRALYTGGGLRMSDERFWSNDTLFGLPEISLYAGVVEAMEAAALGDLDYRRLFDDIRSSVDLVHRDGTLKAIILERLGECFLRDPRLPAALDKLRRAGKKLFLLTNSDLTYTDAVLSHVLVDGLERPWWSYFDLIVTDSRKPGFFAGPAPWRAVAGDCHGVPCFAGGNVQLLQQQLGAGGDAILYVGDHIYGDILRSKKTCGWRTMMVVEELEHELRAMEASAPDTERIDGLQVENEAILERLLEARESLDAARQTKLSRYRSLPPDELRALDERLEALGAEGRELDRRLTANLLAIKEVEVGIRRRFNRYWGPLCKVDNELSRFGDQMCDFACLYTSRVSNLAYYPADKYFLSPEELLPHEI, from the coding sequence ATGATGCGCAAAGCCTCAGAGATCTCCCCGCATCGCCTGCCGACGGTGGCCGCCCACCGCTTCGAACGCTTCATCGAGAAGCCCAATCGCATCTACGTGAATCGCAACCTGCGCATGGGGAGCATCCGCTGGGTGGGCTTCGACATGGACCACACCCTGGCGCTCTACAACCGCAATTTCATCGAGGCCCTGGCCTTCGACCACGCCAAGGAGAGACTCATCCGCGACTGCGGCTACCCCGAGCTGCTGCGGGAGGTCCGCTACGACCCCGAGTTCGGGATCCGCGGCCTCGTCGTGGACAAAGTCACAGGTAACATATTGAAAATGGACAAGTTCCAGTACGTGGCCGAGGCTCTGCACGGCCGGCGCCGGCTGGACAAGGAGATGCGCAGAGCCCTCTACACGGGGGGCGGCCTCCGCATGTCGGACGAGCGCTTCTGGAGCAACGACACCCTCTTCGGCCTGCCGGAGATCTCCCTCTACGCAGGCGTCGTCGAGGCGATGGAGGCGGCGGCGCTGGGAGACCTGGACTACCGCCGGCTATTCGACGACATCCGCAGCAGCGTCGACCTGGTGCACCGGGACGGCACCCTGAAGGCAATCATCCTCGAGCGGCTGGGCGAGTGCTTCCTCCGCGATCCCAGGCTTCCGGCCGCGCTGGACAAGCTGCGCCGGGCGGGAAAGAAGCTCTTCCTGCTCACGAACTCGGACCTGACCTACACCGACGCGGTGCTCAGCCACGTGCTCGTCGACGGCCTCGAGCGCCCCTGGTGGAGCTACTTCGACCTCATCGTCACGGACTCGCGCAAGCCGGGTTTCTTCGCCGGACCGGCGCCCTGGCGAGCCGTCGCGGGGGACTGCCACGGGGTGCCGTGCTTCGCCGGCGGCAACGTCCAGCTCCTCCAGCAGCAGTTGGGGGCCGGCGGCGACGCGATCCTCTACGTCGGCGATCACATCTACGGAGACATTCTCCGGTCCAAGAAGACCTGCGGCTGGCGCACGATGATGGTCGTCGAGGAGCTCGAGCACGAGCTCCGGGCGATGGAGGCGAGCGCACCGGACACGGAGCGCATCGACGGTCTCCAGGTGGAGAACGAGGCGATTCTCGAGCGGCTTCTGGAGGCGCGTGAGAGCCTGGACGCGGCCCGCCAGACCAAGCTCAGCCGCTATCGCTCCCTGCCCCCCGACGAACTCCGCGCCCTCGACGAGCGCCTCGAAGCGCTGGGCGCGGAAGGGCGCGAGCTGGACCGCCGCCTCACGGCCAACCTGCTCGCGATCAAGGAGGTGGAAGTCGGCATCCGGCGCCGCTTCAACCGCTACTGGGGACCGCTCTGCAAGGTGGACAACGAGCTGAGCCGTTTCGGCGACCAGATGTGCGACTTCGCCTGCCTCTACACGTCTCGCGTGAGCAACCTCGCGTACTACCCCGCCGACAAGTACTTCCTCAGCCCCGAGGAACTCCTGCCGCACGAGATCTAG
- a CDS encoding sugar transferase: protein MDRWVRAAAEYAPWLELSGSVKETGGSFRFALLFFSRPDSFGMWEPLHVGAARLGTLIASALAPPCDEQQAWSPMKKTVLADDFLESFRSKGQLQLSTVSDPEGDPSLTWLSRYEKRGHVPNERYLSPLTRRAIRAFDVLVSLLALVLLSPLFFALAVLIKLESPGPVIYRQQRTGLNLRTGDRRRHTNIRVLEERRRSDRRLAPVPGRPFEIYKFRSMVSDAEKNGIQLAKKNDARITRLGRLMRRTRIDELPQFWNVLKGDMSIVGPRPERPEIIAYLAEQIPGYTDRLGVKPGITGLAQIRNGYDTDLEHIRRKITLDRYYIQKCSLGNDLKIIARTFRVVVRGEGAM from the coding sequence ATGGATCGGTGGGTGAGAGCAGCGGCGGAGTATGCGCCATGGCTCGAGCTCTCCGGGTCGGTGAAGGAGACAGGGGGAAGCTTCAGATTCGCCCTGCTTTTTTTTAGCCGCCCGGATTCGTTCGGAATGTGGGAACCCTTACATGTCGGCGCAGCGCGACTTGGTACCCTGATTGCGTCAGCGCTAGCACCCCCATGTGACGAACAACAGGCGTGGTCCCCGATGAAGAAGACAGTCCTGGCAGACGACTTTCTGGAGTCCTTCCGCAGCAAGGGACAGCTCCAGCTCAGCACGGTGAGTGACCCCGAGGGCGATCCCTCGCTGACTTGGCTCAGCCGCTACGAGAAGCGCGGTCACGTGCCGAACGAGCGCTACCTGAGCCCGCTGACGCGACGGGCCATCCGCGCTTTCGATGTCCTGGTCTCCCTCCTGGCGCTGGTCCTGCTGAGCCCGCTCTTCTTCGCGCTAGCCGTCCTGATCAAGCTCGAGAGCCCTGGCCCGGTGATCTACCGCCAGCAGCGGACCGGCCTGAACCTGCGCACCGGTGACCGCCGTCGCCACACGAACATCCGCGTGCTCGAGGAGCGGCGCCGCAGCGACCGCCGCCTCGCTCCCGTGCCCGGTCGGCCCTTCGAGATCTACAAGTTCCGCAGCATGGTCTCGGACGCCGAGAAGAACGGCATCCAGCTCGCCAAGAAGAACGACGCACGCATCACCCGCCTCGGCCGCCTCATGCGGCGCACGCGGATCGACGAGCTGCCCCAGTTCTGGAACGTGCTGAAGGGCGACATGAGCATCGTCGGGCCCCGCCCGGAGCGGCCCGAGATCATCGCCTATCTGGCCGAGCAGATCCCCGGCTACACGGACCGCCTGGGCGTGAAGCCCGGCATCACCGGCCTGGCGCAGATCCGCAACGGCTACGACACGGACCTCGAGCACATCCGTCGCAAGATCACCCTGGATCGCTACTACATCCAGAAGTGCTCGTTGGGGAACGATCTCAAGATCATCGCACGGACATTCCGCGTGGTCGTCCGCGGCGAGGGCGCGATGTAG
- a CDS encoding flippase-like domain-containing protein, producing the protein MASRGLSRTLWLSLAAGLLVMIVLAVAADLGATLGALRRLNPLWLPLLLAFSLGNYITRFGRWEFFLRRLGLRLPRRDSLGVFVGGFTFSVTPGKLGEVFKSVLLKHLQGAALARTAPVILAERLTDLGGLLLLATLGVYSSRQGGLAWLFGLGLLLLLLVLLLAPGLERWLLGLLARLPGLRTRGESLERALASTRALLRPRDLPLLLLLSALAWFWEGWALVFAARAFGESLPLGQALGYYSLATLLGALAFVPGGLGVTEGSLALLLGRGAGLPAGPAAAATLLIRATTLWFAVALGLLALVWLDRRWRLGARLWSGLDTLNPARDGEPGLEAGRS; encoded by the coding sequence ATGGCGAGCCGGGGTCTGAGCCGCACCCTCTGGCTGTCGCTGGCCGCGGGGCTCCTGGTGATGATCGTCCTCGCCGTGGCGGCGGATCTGGGCGCGACCCTGGGCGCGCTGCGCCGGCTCAATCCGCTCTGGCTGCCGCTCTTGCTCGCCTTCTCGCTCGGCAACTACATCACGCGCTTCGGGCGCTGGGAGTTCTTCCTGCGCCGGCTCGGGCTGCGCCTGCCCCGCCGCGACAGCCTGGGCGTCTTCGTCGGCGGCTTCACCTTCTCGGTGACGCCGGGGAAGCTCGGCGAAGTCTTCAAGTCCGTCCTCCTGAAGCATCTCCAGGGTGCGGCCCTTGCGCGGACGGCGCCGGTGATTCTGGCCGAGCGGCTGACGGATCTCGGTGGCCTGCTGCTGCTGGCCACGCTGGGCGTCTACAGCAGTCGCCAGGGCGGGCTCGCCTGGCTGTTCGGCCTGGGCCTGCTACTCCTCCTGCTCGTGCTGCTGCTCGCGCCGGGGCTGGAGCGCTGGCTCCTCGGCCTGCTGGCGCGCCTCCCCGGGCTGCGCACGCGCGGCGAGTCCCTCGAGCGGGCTCTCGCGAGCACTCGCGCCCTGCTGCGTCCGCGAGACCTGCCGCTGCTGCTCCTGCTCAGCGCGCTCGCCTGGTTCTGGGAGGGCTGGGCGCTGGTCTTCGCCGCCCGGGCCTTCGGCGAGTCCTTGCCTCTGGGCCAAGCGCTTGGCTACTACTCGCTCGCCACGCTCCTGGGCGCGCTGGCCTTCGTGCCGGGGGGCCTGGGCGTGACCGAGGGCTCGCTCGCACTCCTCCTGGGCCGCGGCGCCGGGCTGCCCGCTGGCCCGGCGGCGGCTGCAACCCTGCTCATCCGCGCCACCACGCTCTGGTTCGCCGTGGCCCTGGGGCTGCTGGCGCTCGTCTGGCTCGATCGCCGCTGGCGCCTCGGCGCCCGGCTGTGGAGCGGTCTCGATACCCTGAACCCCGCCCGGGACGGCGAACCCGGGCTGGAAGCCGGCCGGAGTTGA
- a CDS encoding PEP-CTERM sorting domain-containing protein encodes MLKRVLILSSLLMLLALSASAGVDQIITGSGEFGNEHFGTGEMPTDNQSDLFVKGNSQPNDQGDSGGPLDSPSGPIDPQGEPPVGDSAPVPEPATGIMLGMGVLGLARLIRRKAE; translated from the coding sequence ATGCTGAAACGCGTTCTGATCCTGTCCAGTCTGCTCATGCTTCTCGCTCTCAGCGCCAGCGCTGGCGTCGATCAGATCATCACCGGCAGCGGGGAGTTCGGCAACGAGCACTTCGGTACCGGCGAGATGCCGACCGACAACCAGTCCGATCTCTTCGTGAAGGGCAACAGCCAGCCCAACGACCAGGGCGATAGCGGCGGCCCGCTGGACTCGCCGAGCGGCCCGATCGATCCCCAGGGCGAGCCCCCGGTCGGCGACAGCGCGCCGGTCCCGGAGCCGGCCACGGGCATCATGCTCGGGATGGGCGTTCTGGGCCTGGCCCGTCTGATTCGCCGCAAGGCCGAGTAG
- a CDS encoding acyl--CoA ligase — protein sequence MNAVWEYLTATQCRHAGREAIVQGDERWTYATLARRAGALTARLQALGIQPGDRVALLWENSPAYAQIYFAVMRLGAVLVALNPVNDEAYVNKVLADCAPALLVAQEKFLRRFAAGLDRTLLPPRILLDAPLETPLPGETGLLDAAEGEPLDLQGPAAGDLAMILYTSGTTGAPKGVCLTQRNLIANTDSINEYLRLDESERCLVLLPFYYSYGHSLLLTHAAVGGCLVVDNRFGFPNTVLDTALRERVTGLPGVASTFNILMQRSRLPETGIPSLRYFATAGGALPPAGLARLRGMLPQAKPIVMYGQTEGTARLSYLPPADVDRKPGSIGRGIPGVTLAVLDKDGRAVPPGETGEIVAAGENIMAGYWQDPAETAKVIDSEGRLWTGDLARADEEGYLWVVGREKDMIKSGAFRINPKEIEDIVQELEGVLACAVVGVSDDLLGEKMVVCLVPGPAAALDEATVLNHLKRRLPHWKQPQAARFFEELPRTSSGKIRKHLIQAQLEAER from the coding sequence ATGAACGCGGTCTGGGAGTATCTCACCGCAACGCAGTGCAGGCACGCCGGGCGCGAGGCCATCGTACAGGGCGACGAGCGCTGGACCTACGCGACCCTCGCCCGCCGCGCCGGCGCGCTGACGGCGCGGCTCCAGGCGCTCGGGATCCAGCCGGGCGATCGCGTCGCCCTGCTCTGGGAGAACTCGCCCGCCTACGCGCAGATCTACTTCGCCGTGATGCGCCTGGGCGCGGTGCTCGTCGCGCTCAATCCGGTGAACGACGAGGCCTACGTCAACAAGGTGCTGGCCGACTGCGCGCCAGCGCTGCTGGTCGCCCAGGAGAAGTTCCTGCGCCGCTTCGCGGCCGGGCTGGACCGGACCCTGCTCCCGCCGCGGATCCTGCTGGACGCGCCCCTCGAGACGCCGCTGCCGGGCGAGACGGGTCTGCTCGATGCGGCGGAAGGCGAGCCGCTCGACCTGCAGGGGCCGGCGGCGGGCGACCTGGCGATGATCCTCTACACCTCTGGCACCACGGGGGCGCCGAAGGGCGTCTGCCTGACCCAGCGCAACCTGATCGCCAACACCGACTCGATCAACGAGTACCTGCGCCTGGACGAGAGCGAGCGCTGCCTCGTGCTGCTGCCCTTCTACTACTCGTACGGCCACTCGCTGCTGCTCACGCACGCGGCGGTGGGGGGCTGCCTGGTCGTCGACAACCGCTTCGGCTTTCCGAACACCGTCCTCGACACCGCCCTGCGCGAACGGGTGACCGGCCTGCCCGGCGTTGCCTCGACCTTCAACATCCTGATGCAGAGGAGCCGTCTGCCCGAGACGGGGATTCCGAGCCTGCGCTACTTCGCGACGGCCGGCGGCGCCCTGCCGCCCGCTGGCCTGGCCCGCCTGCGCGGGATGCTGCCCCAGGCGAAGCCGATCGTCATGTACGGGCAGACCGAGGGCACCGCGCGGCTCTCCTACCTGCCGCCCGCGGACGTGGACCGCAAGCCGGGTTCGATCGGCCGCGGCATCCCGGGCGTCACGCTCGCCGTGCTCGACAAGGACGGCCGGGCCGTGCCCCCGGGCGAGACGGGCGAGATCGTCGCCGCGGGCGAGAACATCATGGCGGGCTATTGGCAGGACCCGGCCGAGACGGCGAAGGTGATCGACAGCGAGGGTCGCCTCTGGACCGGGGATCTCGCCCGGGCGGACGAGGAGGGCTACCTCTGGGTAGTCGGCCGGGAGAAGGACATGATCAAGAGCGGGGCCTTCCGGATCAACCCGAAGGAGATCGAGGACATCGTCCAGGAGCTGGAGGGGGTGCTGGCCTGCGCGGTGGTCGGCGTCAGCGACGACCTCCTCGGCGAGAAGATGGTGGTTTGCCTGGTGCCGGGGCCGGCGGCCGCGCTGGACGAGGCGACCGTGCTGAACCACCTGAAGCGGCGACTGCCCCACTGGAAGCAGCCCCAGGCCGCCCGCTTCTTCGAGGAGCTGCCCCGCACCAGCTCCGGCAAGATCCGCAAGCACCTGATCCAGGCCCAGCTCGAGGCCGAGCGCTAG
- a CDS encoding acyl carrier protein yields the protein MESAIRQFIVENFLAGKDDPNFKNSDSFMETRVIDSTGIMELLEFVESEWGIGVQDSELTPDNFDSIAKVAGFVQGKLG from the coding sequence ATGGAAAGCGCCATCCGCCAGTTCATCGTCGAGAACTTCCTGGCGGGCAAGGACGACCCCAACTTCAAGAACAGCGACTCCTTCATGGAGACGCGGGTCATCGACTCCACGGGCATCATGGAGCTGCTGGAGTTCGTCGAATCGGAGTGGGGGATCGGCGTCCAGGACAGCGAGCTGACGCCCGACAACTTCGACTCCATCGCCAAGGTTGCCGGCTTCGTCCAGGGCAAGCTCGGCTAG